One stretch of Deinococcus cellulosilyticus NBRC 106333 = KACC 11606 DNA includes these proteins:
- a CDS encoding VOC family protein, which translates to MINGLDHVLVPAPRHSEEAARKFYGSFLGLTEIEKPAALQGRGGLWFGLPDGRQIHVGIDEPFVPQKKAHPCFRTADLQQVMGHFEQHQVAYTLDTTLEVHRIFTTDPFGNRLEIVQGAHITTPLT; encoded by the coding sequence TGCACCCAGACACAGCGAAGAGGCCGCCCGCAAGTTCTATGGCTCTTTTCTGGGCCTCACTGAAATTGAGAAGCCTGCAGCCCTGCAGGGTCGCGGAGGATTGTGGTTCGGGCTTCCTGATGGCAGGCAGATTCATGTGGGCATTGACGAGCCCTTTGTGCCCCAGAAAAAAGCCCATCCCTGTTTCAGAACCGCAGACCTTCAGCAGGTGATGGGCCATTTTGAGCAGCATCAGGTGGCTTATACCCTGGACACCACGCTGGAGGTGCACAGAATTTTCACCACTGACCCTTTTGGGAACCGTCTGGAAATCGTGCAGGGAGCACACATCACCACGCCCCTCACCTGA
- a CDS encoding peptidylprolyl isomerase, with protein sequence MKSKWLLCAALLTASLVACKPKEDTSTSTTPETTTESTTETPETTPAETTPSVSADEVLKGYTQVKSLTDKPVRSFKEEPDRILKDNTDYVARIETTQGDIVMDLFEEDTPASVNSFVFLALNHYYDGIKFHRVIDGFVVQGGDPNTLNEDRNTWGQGGPGYQFGLEVRQNLNFDEKGILGMARAQDPNSNGSQFYITLAPASSLNGQYTVFGKVLAGLDVLDKIKKYEAPAEGEPDSMKTVSIYTKDK encoded by the coding sequence ATGAAATCGAAATGGTTGCTTTGTGCAGCACTTCTCACTGCATCGCTTGTGGCATGCAAACCCAAAGAGGACACCTCCACCTCCACCACGCCAGAAACCACCACTGAGAGCACCACCGAGACCCCTGAAACCACGCCTGCAGAAACCACACCTTCGGTCAGTGCAGATGAAGTTCTCAAAGGGTACACCCAGGTCAAATCCCTGACCGACAAACCTGTGCGTTCTTTCAAGGAAGAACCGGACCGCATCCTCAAAGACAACACCGATTACGTTGCCAGAATCGAGACCACCCAGGGCGACATCGTGATGGACCTCTTTGAGGAAGACACCCCGGCTTCTGTGAATTCCTTTGTGTTCCTGGCCCTCAACCACTATTACGACGGAATCAAGTTCCACCGGGTGATCGATGGGTTCGTGGTGCAGGGTGGCGACCCCAACACCCTGAATGAGGACCGCAACACCTGGGGTCAGGGCGGCCCTGGTTACCAGTTTGGTCTGGAAGTGCGCCAGAACCTGAATTTCGACGAAAAAGGCATTCTGGGCATGGCCCGTGCCCAGGACCCCAACAGCAACGGCAGCCAGTTCTACATCACCCTGGCCCCGGCCAGCAGCCTGAACGGGCAATACACCGTTTTCGGAAAAGTGCTTGCTGGACTGGATGTTCTGGACAAGATCAAGAAGTATGAAGCCCCTGCTGAAGGCGAACCCGACAGCATGAAGACCGTTTCGATCTATACTAAAGACAAGTAA
- the cmk gene encoding (d)CMP kinase: MTVIITIDGIAASGKSSVASRVASKLNIPYISSGYLYRAVTYLVYVSQIDPSDQEAIVAALHTHPLTLIPKPEENEVWQGEENYTPFLHTTEVDLTVSEIARHAAVRTWVTEQLKDLPPPFVAEGRDMGTAVFPHAHHKFYLTASVQVRAQRRAKERPEDLESIQAALEMRDREDRIQSKPAPDAVVIDTSDLTLDQVVEQILKGVQ; encoded by the coding sequence GTGACTGTGATCATCACCATCGATGGCATTGCAGCGAGCGGCAAATCCAGTGTGGCCTCGCGTGTTGCCAGCAAACTGAACATCCCCTACATCAGCAGCGGTTATCTATACAGGGCCGTGACTTACCTGGTGTATGTCTCTCAAATCGACCCTTCAGACCAGGAAGCCATTGTGGCTGCCCTGCACACCCATCCCCTCACCCTGATTCCAAAACCAGAAGAGAACGAAGTCTGGCAGGGAGAGGAGAACTACACCCCATTCCTGCACACCACAGAGGTGGATCTGACGGTCAGTGAGATTGCCCGGCATGCAGCAGTGCGGACCTGGGTGACCGAGCAATTGAAAGACCTCCCCCCTCCTTTTGTGGCAGAAGGTCGGGACATGGGAACGGCAGTGTTTCCCCACGCGCATCACAAGTTCTACCTGACGGCCAGTGTTCAGGTGCGTGCACAGCGTCGGGCAAAAGAACGCCCTGAAGATCTTGAAAGCATTCAGGCAGCCCTTGAAATGCGGGACCGTGAAGACCGCATTCAATCAAAACCTGCTCCAGATGCTGTGGTGATCGACACCAGCGACCTCACCCTGGATCAGGTGGTGGAGCAGATTCTGAAAGGAGTGCAATGA
- a CDS encoding lysophospholipid acyltransferase family protein: MIPIPWMYDLTVTLASFLVYPAGLKVMGREKLPKTGRLIVAGNHVGNMDPFVITIAAKRRLRFMAKKELYANPIMKWYMLNVGNIPVDRQSKSDIASIRTCIKALEEEEALGIFPQGTRGGSQVMGGVALIALKGKAPIMPVYVEKKGKWIVRFGELIEPQGTVQELTHKFAEALENLKQL, encoded by the coding sequence ATGATTCCGATTCCCTGGATGTATGACCTGACAGTGACCCTGGCGAGCTTTCTGGTGTATCCAGCAGGCCTGAAAGTCATGGGCAGAGAAAAGCTTCCCAAGACTGGACGCCTGATTGTGGCAGGCAACCATGTGGGCAACATGGACCCTTTCGTGATCACCATTGCTGCAAAACGTCGGCTTCGCTTCATGGCCAAAAAAGAACTGTATGCCAATCCGATCATGAAGTGGTACATGCTGAATGTGGGGAACATTCCGGTGGACCGCCAGAGCAAGAGTGACATTGCCTCCATTCGCACCTGCATCAAGGCTCTGGAAGAAGAAGAAGCCCTGGGGATTTTCCCGCAAGGCACCCGGGGAGGTTCCCAGGTGATGGGAGGGGTTGCCCTGATTGCCCTGAAAGGGAAAGCACCTATCATGCCTGTTTATGTTGAGAAGAAAGGCAAATGGATTGTGCGTTTTGGAGAGCTGATTGAGCCCCAGGGCACAGTGCAGGAGCTCACCCACAAATTTGCAGAAGCACTGGAGAATCTAAAGCAGCTGTAA